Proteins from a genomic interval of Xiphophorus maculatus strain JP 163 A chromosome 7, X_maculatus-5.0-male, whole genome shotgun sequence:
- the znf148 gene encoding zinc finger protein 148 — protein sequence MNSEDKLDGMLLKCSSGGIDGGGRVCLGVGGGLVVMTLGERSLANQPLLAEDDDDDEDDEDLTGSSLVTHDLVPPEQLMMQEELTKNGGEGLEEEGGGEVGVHFPLKLTNKLPFSLQMPLSIKQELKLSDPGVHIKKDKKAIKDMPVYPKKKKRKQRSPAKILGMNDDGSVAIPNPKCHVCVHCNAAFRTNYHLQRHVFIHTGEKPFQCSQCDMRFIQKYLLQRHEKIHTGEKPFRCDECGMRFIQKYHMERHKRTHSGEKPYQCDYCHQYFSRTDRVLKHRRMCHENRERKTNKTAGKIGPLHDTDSSESPFLSKECSLPKKKRQKCAEKSSGSCITVLTEGHTFAVEETEAKEGQSRDKIETPCIFAVSSKVKHEYVIPDYSVELPEETASQHEDDDASSEDTTPPKIVLKKVPKRSLKQPSEQTPPCLSSSLSSYEEADKVAQYTFEIVDKQGLLDVESNTDLESVETLQGGTTKPAASSTNYDDAMQFLKKKRYLHATMANNSRDYGLNTSGMSSQPSVTQTVVSTVIDETVPATILEPQPINAEIKAAHEKNVFPDEVLQTLLEHYSTKANGQSDISFSVTDAEVTSSISINSSDVSNGSPVESIGSSGAQAQPPTEKVSLLQEYSKFLQQALERTSQNDSYLTSQSLSLVSENPMLAGQPLFSNEKQFSSPSRFKSGMSSPLRSTLEKPHFALLVGDSQHSFSFSGDETTPPSAVSPADEDFLEQVSPSKKSDSTQGILQTFQINSFDQNFKSHFQATRSTSSSQFSVTNGQVSVRGHGADFSEFPLVRVTETRVQLNSSPDVSTSESFG from the exons ATGAACTCTGAGGACAAGTTGGATGGGATGCTGCTGAAGTGCAGCAGCGGAGGAATAGATGGAGGCGGGAGAGTGTGTCTGGGCGTCGGAGGAGGACTGGTGGTGATGACCCTCGGGGAGCGATCACTGGCAAACCAGCCTCTTTTGGCTGAGGATGACGATGACGACGAAGATGATGAGGACTTGACTGGAAGTTCGCTGGTTACTCACGACCTGGTCCctccagaacagctgatgaTGCAGGAGGAGCTGACAAAGAACGGTGGAGAAGGACtagaagaggagggaggaggcgAGGTTGGAGTGCATTTCCCCCTAAAACTCACCAATAAGTTGCCGTTTTCACTTCAGATGCCA CTGAGCATCAAGCAGGAGCTGAAGCTGTCTGACCCTGGAGTCCATATAAAGAAGGACAAAAAGGCTATTAAAGACATGCCTGTGTACcccaagaagaaaaagaggaagcagCGTTCCCCTGCAAAG ATCCTCGGCATGAATGATGATGGATCTGTGGCTATACCTAACCCAAAGTGTCATGTTTGTGTTCACTGCAATGCTGCATTCAGAACCAATTACCATTTGCAGAGACATGTCTTCATTCATACGG GTGAGAAGCCATTTCAGTGCAGCCAGTGTGACATGCGTTTCATTCAGAAGTATCTACTGCAGAGACACGAGAAGATCCACACTG gtgagaagcctttccgCTGTGATGAGTGTGGGATGAGGTTTATCCAGAAGTATCACATGGAGAGACATAAGAGAACTCACAGTGGAGAGAAACCCTACCAGTGTGACTACTGTCACCAG TACTTCTCCAGAACAGACCGGGTTTTAAAACACAGGCGGATGTGTCAtgaaaacagagagaggaaaacaaacaagaccGCTGGTAAAATCGGACCTTTGCATGATACAGATTCTTCAGAGTCTCCCTTCCTTTCCAAAGAGTGCTCTCTACCCAAGAAAAAGCgccaaaaatgtgcagaaaagaGTTCAGGCTCTTGCATCACTGTCCTGACAGAAGGGCACACTTTTGCTGTTGAAGAAACAGAAGCGAAGGAAGGGCAGAGTCGGGATAAAATCGAAACTCCATGTATATTTGCTGTATCATCCAAGGTCAAACATGAGTATGTGATTCCTGACTACTCAGTGGAACTTCCTGAGGAAACAGCCAGCCAACACGAAGATGACGACGCATCGTCAGAGGACACAACCCCTCCAAAAATAGTCCTGAAGAAAGTCCCCAAGAGGAGCCTTAAACAGCCCAGCGAGCAAACCCCTCCCTGCTTGTCTTCCTCACTGTCCTCCTATGAGGAAGCCGATAAGGTAGCGCAGTACACCTTTGAAATTGTGGACAAGCAGGGCCTTTTAGACGTCGAGAGCAACACTGACCTGGAATCTGTCGAAACTCTTCAAGGAGGAACGACTAAACCGGCAGCAAGTAGCACAAACTACGACGACGCCATGCAGTTTCTCAAAAAGAAACGTTACCTTCACGCCACAATGGCCAACAACAGCCGGGACTACGGGCTCAACACGAGCGGCATGTCCTCTCAGCCATCTGTTACGCAAACCGTGGTGTCAACCGTCATTGATGAAACTGTCCCTGCCACCATCCTAGAGCCCCAGCCCATCAACGCAGAGATAAAGGCAGCTCATGAGAAAAACGTTTTCCCTGATGAGGTTCTTCAAACGCTGCTGGAGCACTACTCTACCAAAGCTAATGGGCAATCAGACATTTCCTTCAGTGTCACTGATGCAGAAGTGACTTCGAGCATATCTATAAACTCCTCCGATGTTTCGAACGGTAGCCCCGTAGAGAGCATCGGATCCTCTGGCGCCCAGGCTCAACCGCCTACAGAGAAGGTCAGCCTCCTGCAGGAATACTCCAAATTTCTCCAACAGGCTCTGGAGAGAACCAGTCAGAACGACAGCTACTTAACGAGTCAGAGCCTCAGCTTGGTCTCTGAAAACCCCATGTTAGCCGGACAACCTTTGTTCTCTAACGAGAAACAGTTCTCCTCACCCAGCAGGTTCAAATCAGGGATGAGCTCTCCGTTGAGGTCTACTTTGGAAAAGCCTCACTTCGCATTATTGGTCGGAGACTCCCAGCACTCGTTTTCATTTTCAGGTGATGAGACAACTCCGCCCTCGGCGGTGTCTCCAGCTGATGAGGACTTCCTGGAGCAGGTCTCGCCCTCAAAGAAGTCAGACTCTACGCAGGGGATACTGCAGACGTTCCAGATCAACTCCTTTGATCAGAACTTCAAGTCACATTTCCAGGCAACGAGATCCACATCGTCCTCGCAGTTCTCGGTCACCAACGGACAAGTAAGCGTCAGAGGACACGGCGCGGACTTCTCCGAGTTCCCTTTAGTTCGAGTCACTGAGACCAGGGTTCAATTGAACTCATCCCCTGATGTTTCAACCAGCGAATCTTTTGGCTGA